One Aegilops tauschii subsp. strangulata cultivar AL8/78 chromosome 7, Aet v6.0, whole genome shotgun sequence genomic window carries:
- the LOC109753085 gene encoding ethylene-responsive transcription factor 3-like, whose translation MSMRRLGASDFCGVCECGSGAFSSEIWFGEKHLILGTFDTAEEAARAHDAAAWRLLRPRRDMNFPDVSSQRAQDLAPLPRLFTDEDRRVHRRRQRRLAIAEMDMEAMVVWRERFP comes from the coding sequence ATGTCGATGCGCCGCCTGGGCGCTTCGGATTTCTGCGGAGTCTGCGAGtgcggctccggcgccttctcctcCGAGATCTGGTTTGGCGAGAAACACCTCATCCTCGGTACCTTCGACACCGCAGAGGAGGCGGCCCGCGCgcacgacgcggcggcgtggcgcctcctgAGGCCTCGTCGGGATATGAATTTTCCCGACGTGTCGAGCCAGCGGGCGCAAGATCTCGCGCCTCTCCCGCGGCTtttcaccgacgaggatcgtcgtgtCCACCGGAGGCGGCAGCGTCGCCTCGCCATCGCCGAGATGGACATGGAAGCCATGGTAGTGTGGCGCGAACGCTTCCCGTAG